One stretch of Narcine bancroftii isolate sNarBan1 chromosome 8, sNarBan1.hap1, whole genome shotgun sequence DNA includes these proteins:
- the LOC138741139 gene encoding zinc finger protein 227-like isoform X2: MDNMEDQVTSDVADKTLQSEACGEVGLTVDLLESHHCAHTGERQFPCSECGEGFTSSDALLQHQMCVHTSGSSFICSNCGKTFQTCKDLEEHGCVPPGESPFTCRVCGKGFTQSSSLLQHQSIHSEERQFTCSLCGSGFTQSSHLLRHQRVHTGERPYTCSLCGKSFTQPSALQVHQRVHTGERPFTCSLCGKGFSQPSGLQAHARVHTGEKPFTCSLCGIGFTQSSNLLRHQRVHTGERPFSCSECGKRFSDSSSLQGHQRIHTGEKPFTCSLCGIGFTRSSYLLRHQTVHTGEKPFTCSLCGKGFSRSPDLQAHQWVHTGEKPFTCSLCGKGFTQPYGLRKHQRVHSGEKPFTCSLCGKGFSQSTLLLRHQRVHTGEKPFTCTLCGKGFAQPSSLQVHQRIHTGEKPFTCSLCGKGFSQSSGLRSHQQVHTEERLFSCSKCGKGFAKTSSLQAHQSLHTGEKSFICSQCGKEFSQLSCLWGHQQVHTGRESNHHGQSVSFLSGKSIMR, from the coding sequence ATGGACAACATGGAGGATCAGGTGACCAGTGATGTGGCAGATAAAACACTCCAAAGTGAAGCGTGCGGTGAGGTGGGGCTTACTGTGGACTTGCTGGAATCACATCACTGCgctcacactggggagagacaATTCCCCTGTTCTGAGTGTGGAGAGGGATTCACTAGCTCTGACGCACTGCTGCAACATCAGATGTGTGTCCACACTAGTGGGAGCTCATTCATCTGCTCTAACTGTGGGAAGACCTTTCAAACCTGCAAGGACCTGGAGGAGCACGGGTGTGTTCCCCCTGGGGAGAGTCCATTCACCTGCCGCGTGTGTGGGAAGGGATTCACCCAGTCCTCCAGCCTCCTGCAGCACCAGAGCATTCACTCAGAGGAGAGAcaattcacctgctccctgtgtgggagtGGATTCACTCAGTCCTCCCACCTGTTGAGGCATCAGAGAGTTCACACCGGAGAGAGACCCTACACCTGCTCCCTTTGCGGGAAGAGTTTCACTCAGCCCTCTGCCTTGCAggtacaccagcgggttcacactggggagagaccatTCACCTGTTCCCTctgcgggaaggggttctctcagcccTCTGGCCTGCAGGCACACGCGCGAGTTCACACTGgagagaaaccgttcacctgctccctgtgtgggatcgGATTCACTCAATCATCCAACCTGCTGaggcaccagagagttcacactggggagagaccatTCTCTTGCAGCGAGTGTGGAAAGAGATTTTCTGATTCCTCCTCTCTGCAGGGCCACCAGagaattcacactggggagaaaccgttcacctgctccctatGTGGAATCGGATTTACCCGTTCCTCATACTTGCTGAGGCATCAGactgttcacactggggagaaaccgttcacctgttCCCTttgcgggaaggggttctctcggtCCCCCGACCTGCAAGCGCACCAGTGGGTTCACACTGgagagaaaccgttcacctgctccctgtgcgggaaggggttcacTCAGCCCTATGGACTGCGGAAACATCAACGGGTGCATAGCGGGGAGAAACCATttacctgctccctttgtgggaaggggttctctcagtccACCCTCCTGCTGaggcaccagagagttcacaccggcgagaaaccgttcacctgcacTTTGTGCGGTAAGGGGTTTGCTCAGCCCTCCAGCCTGCAGGTACACCAGCggattcacactggggagaaaccgttcacctgctctctgtgtgggaaggggttctctcagtccTCTGGCCTGCGTTCGCATCAGCAGGTTCACACAGAGGAGAGACTGTTCTCTTGCAGCAAGTGCGGAAAGGGATTTGCCAAGACCTCCTCTTTGCAAGCCCACCAGAGCCTTCATACTGGGGAGAAATCATTCATCTGCTCCCAGTGCGGGAAGGAGTTTTCTCAGCTCTCTTGTCTCTGGGGACACCAGCAAGtacacacagggagagagagcaaTCACCATGGACAGTCAGTTTCTTTCCTCTCTGGTAAAAGTATCATGCGCTAA
- the LOC138741139 gene encoding zinc finger protein 227-like isoform X1 gives MDNMEDQVTSDVADKTLQSEACGEVGLTVDLLESHHCAHTGERQFPCSECGEGFTSSDALLQHQMCVHTSGSSFICSNCGKTFQTCKDLEEHGCVPPGESPFTCRVCGKGFTQSSSLLQHQSIHSEERQFTCSLCGSGFTQSSHLLRHQRVHTGERPYTCSLCGKSFTQPSALQVHQRVHTGERPFTCSLCGKGFSQPSGLQAHARVHTGEKPFTCSLCGIGFTQSSNLLRHQRVHTGERPFSCSECGKRFSDSSSLQGHQRIHTGEKPFTCSLCGIGFTRSSYLLRHQTVHTGEKPFTCSLCGKGFSRSPDLQAHQWVHTGEKPFTCSLCGKGFTQPYGLRKHQRVHSGEKPFTCSLCGKGFSQSTLLLRHQRVHTGEKPFTCTLCGKGFAQPSSLQVHQRIHTGEKPFTCSLCGKGFSQSSGLRSHQQVHTEERLFSCSKCGKGFAKTSSLQAHQSLHTGEKSFICSQCGKEFSQLSCLWGHQQVHTGRESNHHGQSPGSLLFCTGWYGWTVSDLDLDGH, from the exons ATGGACAACATGGAGGATCAGGTGACCAGTGATGTGGCAGATAAAACACTCCAAAGTGAAGCGTGCGGTGAGGTGGGGCTTACTGTGGACTTGCTGGAATCACATCACTGCgctcacactggggagagacaATTCCCCTGTTCTGAGTGTGGAGAGGGATTCACTAGCTCTGACGCACTGCTGCAACATCAGATGTGTGTCCACACTAGTGGGAGCTCATTCATCTGCTCTAACTGTGGGAAGACCTTTCAAACCTGCAAGGACCTGGAGGAGCACGGGTGTGTTCCCCCTGGGGAGAGTCCATTCACCTGCCGCGTGTGTGGGAAGGGATTCACCCAGTCCTCCAGCCTCCTGCAGCACCAGAGCATTCACTCAGAGGAGAGAcaattcacctgctccctgtgtgggagtGGATTCACTCAGTCCTCCCACCTGTTGAGGCATCAGAGAGTTCACACCGGAGAGAGACCCTACACCTGCTCCCTTTGCGGGAAGAGTTTCACTCAGCCCTCTGCCTTGCAggtacaccagcgggttcacactggggagagaccatTCACCTGTTCCCTctgcgggaaggggttctctcagcccTCTGGCCTGCAGGCACACGCGCGAGTTCACACTGgagagaaaccgttcacctgctccctgtgtgggatcgGATTCACTCAATCATCCAACCTGCTGaggcaccagagagttcacactggggagagaccatTCTCTTGCAGCGAGTGTGGAAAGAGATTTTCTGATTCCTCCTCTCTGCAGGGCCACCAGagaattcacactggggagaaaccgttcacctgctccctatGTGGAATCGGATTTACCCGTTCCTCATACTTGCTGAGGCATCAGactgttcacactggggagaaaccgttcacctgttCCCTttgcgggaaggggttctctcggtCCCCCGACCTGCAAGCGCACCAGTGGGTTCACACTGgagagaaaccgttcacctgctccctgtgcgggaaggggttcacTCAGCCCTATGGACTGCGGAAACATCAACGGGTGCATAGCGGGGAGAAACCATttacctgctccctttgtgggaaggggttctctcagtccACCCTCCTGCTGaggcaccagagagttcacaccggcgagaaaccgttcacctgcacTTTGTGCGGTAAGGGGTTTGCTCAGCCCTCCAGCCTGCAGGTACACCAGCggattcacactggggagaaaccgttcacctgctctctgtgtgggaaggggttctctcagtccTCTGGCCTGCGTTCGCATCAGCAGGTTCACACAGAGGAGAGACTGTTCTCTTGCAGCAAGTGCGGAAAGGGATTTGCCAAGACCTCCTCTTTGCAAGCCCACCAGAGCCTTCATACTGGGGAGAAATCATTCATCTGCTCCCAGTGCGGGAAGGAGTTTTCTCAGCTCTCTTGTCTCTGGGGACACCAGCAAGtacacacagggagagagagcaaTCACCATGGACA ATCTCCTGGGTCACTTCTCTTTTGTACTGGCTGGTATGGATGGACTGTTTCTGACCTGGACCTTGATGGACATTGA
- the LOC138741139 gene encoding zinc finger protein 850-like isoform X3 has translation MDNMEDQVTSDVADKTLQSEACGEVGLTVDLLESHHCAHTGERQFPCSECGEGFTSSDALLQHQMCVHTSGSSFICSNCGKTFQTCKDLEEHGCVPPGESPFTCRVCGKGFTQSSSLLQHQSIHSEERQFTCSLCGSGFTQSSHLLRHQRVHTGERPYTCSLCGKSFTQPSALQVHQRVHTGERPFTCSLCGKGFSQPSGLQAHARVHTGEKPFTCSLCGIGFTQSSNLLRHQRVHTGERPFSCSECGKRFSDSSSLQGHQRIHTGEKPFTCSLCGIGFTRSSYLLRHQTVHTGEKPFTCSLCGKGFSRSPDLQAHQWVHTGEKPFTCSLCGKGFTQPYGLRKHQRVHSGEKPFTCSLCGKGFSQSTLLLRHQRVHTGEKPFTCTLCGKGFAQPSSLQVHQRIHTGEKPFTCSLCGKGFSQSSGLQGHQSIHSGERAFKCCVCGKGFARSQNLLRHQRVHTGEKPFTCSLCGKGFSQPSGLQAHRRVHTGEKPFICSLCGQGFSESSALLRHRRIHTGEKPFICSLCGKGFSQLSGLQAHQRVHTGEKPFTCSLCGKGFSQHSSLQAHQRVHTGERPFTCSLCGMGFTVSSELLRHQRVHTGEKPFTCSLCGKRLSQSSSLRRHQRVHTGEKPFSCSKCGKGFADSSSLQGHQRFHTGEKPFICSLCGVGFTQSWYLRSHQSVHTGEKPFTCSLCGKGFTHSSSLREHERVHSGERPFPCSLCGKGFTTSSHMLRHQRVHTQDRPFICSLRKGDVSQPSHLQVHTEERPFTCSL, from the exons ATGGACAACATGGAGGATCAGGTGACCAGTGATGTGGCAGATAAAACACTCCAAAGTGAAGCGTGCGGTGAGGTGGGGCTTACTGTGGACTTGCTGGAATCACATCACTGCgctcacactggggagagacaATTCCCCTGTTCTGAGTGTGGAGAGGGATTCACTAGCTCTGACGCACTGCTGCAACATCAGATGTGTGTCCACACTAGTGGGAGCTCATTCATCTGCTCTAACTGTGGGAAGACCTTTCAAACCTGCAAGGACCTGGAGGAGCACGGGTGTGTTCCCCCTGGGGAGAGTCCATTCACCTGCCGCGTGTGTGGGAAGGGATTCACCCAGTCCTCCAGCCTCCTGCAGCACCAGAGCATTCACTCAGAGGAGAGAcaattcacctgctccctgtgtgggagtGGATTCACTCAGTCCTCCCACCTGTTGAGGCATCAGAGAGTTCACACCGGAGAGAGACCCTACACCTGCTCCCTTTGCGGGAAGAGTTTCACTCAGCCCTCTGCCTTGCAggtacaccagcgggttcacactggggagagaccatTCACCTGTTCCCTctgcgggaaggggttctctcagcccTCTGGCCTGCAGGCACACGCGCGAGTTCACACTGgagagaaaccgttcacctgctccctgtgtgggatcgGATTCACTCAATCATCCAACCTGCTGaggcaccagagagttcacactggggagagaccatTCTCTTGCAGCGAGTGTGGAAAGAGATTTTCTGATTCCTCCTCTCTGCAGGGCCACCAGagaattcacactggggagaaaccgttcacctgctccctatGTGGAATCGGATTTACCCGTTCCTCATACTTGCTGAGGCATCAGactgttcacactggggagaaaccgttcacctgttCCCTttgcgggaaggggttctctcggtCCCCCGACCTGCAAGCGCACCAGTGGGTTCACACTGgagagaaaccgttcacctgctccctgtgcgggaaggggttcacTCAGCCCTATGGACTGCGGAAACATCAACGGGTGCATAGCGGGGAGAAACCATttacctgctccctttgtgggaaggggttctctcagtccACCCTCCTGCTGaggcaccagagagttcacaccggcgagaaaccgttcacctgcacTTTGTGCGGTAAGGGGTTTGCTCAGCCCTCCAGCCTGCAGGTACACCAGCggattcacactggggagaaaccgttcacctgctctctgtgtgggaaggggttctctcagtccTCTGGCCTGC AAGGG CATCAGAGCATTCACTCTGGGGAGAGAGCCTTTAAATGCTGTGTGTGCGGGAAGGGGTTCGCTCGATCCCAGAACCTGCTGAGGCACCAGCGGGTTCATACTGGGGAgaagccattcacctgctccctgtgtgggaaggggttctctcagcccTCTGGCCTGCAGGCACATCGGCGGGTTCACACCGGTGAGAAACCATTTATCTGCTCTCTGTGCGGTCAGGGATTCTCTGAGTCCTCTGCCCTACTGAGGCATCGGAgaattcacaccggggagaaaccgttcatctgctccctgtgcgggaaggggtttTCTCAGCTCTCTGGCTTGCAGGCACATCAAcgggttcacaccggggagaaaccgttcacctgctccctgtgtgggaaggggttctctcagcacTCTAGTCTGCAGGCTCACCAGcgagttcacactggggagagacccttcacctgctccCTCTGTGGGATGGGATTCACTGTGTCCTCCGAGCTGCTGAGGCACCAgagggttcacactggggagaaaccgttcacctgctctcTGTGCGGGAAGAGGTTATCCCAGTCCTCTTCCCTGCGGaggcaccagagagttcacactggggagaaacccttCTCTTGCAGCAAGTGTGGAAAGGGTTTTGCCGATTCCTCCTCTCTGCAGGGCCACCAGAgatttcacactggggagaaaccattcatctGTTCCCTGTGCGGGGTTGGATTCACCCAGTCCTGGTACCTTCGGAGCCACCAGAgcgttcacactggggagaaaccattcacgtgctccctgtgtgggaaggggttcactCATTCCTCTAGCCTCCGAGAGCATGAGCGGGTACACAGCGGTGAGAGACCATTCCCCTGCTCGCTGTGTGGGAAGGGATTCACTACATCTTCACATATGCTGAGGCATCAGAGAGTTCACACCCAGGACAGACCGTTCATCTGTTCTCTGCGTAAGGGTGATGTCTCTCAGCCCTCCCACTTGCAAGTTCACACAGAGGAGCGACCATTCACCTGTTCTCTATGA